In Spirochaeta thermophila DSM 6578, the DNA window ACCTCGAGGAGACAGGAGACTACAAGATCGACGAGAAAGGCAAGCGGGTCATGTTCACCACCCGCGGTCTCGAACGCATAGAGGAACTCCTCCTGCGACACAAGGTCATCCAGGGATCGCTCTTCTCCGAGGAGAACTTCGAATACATCCACTATGTCACCCAGGCGTGCAGGGCGCACTTCCTCTTCCACAAGGACGTCGACTACGTGGTCAAAGAGGGACAGGTGCAGATCGTCGACGAATTCACGGGCCGCATCCTCCATGGACGCCGCTACTCCGACGGACTCCACCAGGCCCTCGAGGCAAAGGAAGGCATCCGCGTGGCCGAGCGCAACCGGACCCTCGCCACCATCACCTTCCAGAACTACTTCCGCATGTACGAGAAACTCGCCGGCATGACCGGCACCGCGGAAACCGAGGCCAAAGAGTTCGCCAAGATCTACGGCCTCGAGGTCGTGGTCATCCCCACCAACCGACCCGTACGACGAATCGACGACGACGACCTCGTCTTCCTCAACGAGGAGGAAAAACTCGACGCCATCTGCGACGAGATCCTGGAGGTGCACAGGAAAGGCCAACCCATCCTGGTGGGCACCATCTCCATAGAGAAATCCGAGACCCTGTCGACCATGCTCAAACGACGCGGAGTCCCCCATGAAGTGCTCAACGCGAAGAACCACGCCCGTGAGGCCCTCATCATCGCGGAGGCGGGAGCGAAAGGCGCCGTCACCATTGCCACCAACATGGCCGGCCGTGGTACCGACATCAAACTCGGAGGGAGCCCCGAGTTCCGCGCCCGCAAACGATGCGGCACGGACGCCGCCCCGGAGGACTACCTTGCCGCGTACGAGGAAGAGCTCAAGCGATGGGAGCGCGATTACGAAGAGGTCAAGGCCCTGGGAGGACTCTACGTCATCGGTACCGAGCGTCACGAGTCGCGCCGCATCGACAACCAGTTGCGCGGACGCTCCGGCAGACAAGGCGATCCCGGCCGCTCCAGGTTCTTCATCTCCATGGACGACTCCCTCATGCGCCTCTTCGGCGGCGGCAATCTCAAGCAGATGATGGTCCGGGTGGGCATGCAGCCCGGCGAACCAATCAACCATCCCCTCATCAACCGGAGCATCGAGCGGGCCCAACAGAAGGTCGAGGAACGCAACTTCGAAATCCGAAAACACCTCCTCGAATACGACGACGTACTCAACGAACAGCGAAAGTTCATCTATGCCCAGAGGGACGACATCCTCACGGACAACCACCTTCTCGACCGGGTCCGCACGGCCATCGAAGACCTCGTGGACGAAGCCCTCGAACACGTATTCCGAGACCCGCACCCCTCGCCGGACCTCCTGCTCCGCACACTCCAGGAACACCTCTACTACGCCCCCCCCATCCCCGACGACATCCCCTTCACCCAGGAAGCCCTGCGTGATCACCTGCTCGCCCTCATCGACCGGGAACTGAGAGAGAAGGAAGAAA includes these proteins:
- the secA gene encoding preprotein translocase subunit SecA is translated as MSILERLFGTKRERDVKALLPLLHEVNRRESWATSLPDHAFAEKTREFKQQIQAGRTLDDILPEAFALVREAARRKLGERLYDVQILGAIVLHQGKITEMKTGEGKTLASVPAAYLNSLTGRGVHIVTVNDYLAERDANWMKPVYDLLGVSVGAILSQMDTAARKEAYAKDITYGTNNEFGFDYLRDNMCYDISQKVQRGHVYCIVDEIDSILIDEARTPLIISGPAEDDRRKFLDANRIVPFLKECEKDPETGEYLEETGDYKIDEKGKRVMFTTRGLERIEELLLRHKVIQGSLFSEENFEYIHYVTQACRAHFLFHKDVDYVVKEGQVQIVDEFTGRILHGRRYSDGLHQALEAKEGIRVAERNRTLATITFQNYFRMYEKLAGMTGTAETEAKEFAKIYGLEVVVIPTNRPVRRIDDDDLVFLNEEEKLDAICDEILEVHRKGQPILVGTISIEKSETLSTMLKRRGVPHEVLNAKNHAREALIIAEAGAKGAVTIATNMAGRGTDIKLGGSPEFRARKRCGTDAAPEDYLAAYEEELKRWERDYEEVKALGGLYVIGTERHESRRIDNQLRGRSGRQGDPGRSRFFISMDDSLMRLFGGGNLKQMMVRVGMQPGEPINHPLINRSIERAQQKVEERNFEIRKHLLEYDDVLNEQRKFIYAQRDDILTDNHLLDRVRTAIEDLVDEALEHVFRDPHPSPDLLLRTLQEHLYYAPPIPDDIPFTQEALRDHLLALIDRELREKEEKAGKEALNLFLRFEYLRNIDQGWQEHLEQMEALREAVYLRVYGQKNPLLEYKLEGSDIFENMIYRIRAGIARKLLLLRIEERPPVGTGARRPQRIQAVHQDFSVLQPVGAPTRQRMSTPPRAAQPAQATVRRTGRKIGRNEPCPCGSGKKYKHCCGR